The Skermanella pratensis genome has a window encoding:
- a CDS encoding DNA topoisomerase IB yields the protein MQDGAIRVNEEEGTVVDPPAAAEQAGLVYVSDEEPGIRRRKSGKGFSYRNPDGSVLKDKADLERIKSLAIPPAYTDVWICPDPQGHIQATGRDDRDRKQYRYHPRWREVRDSTKYERMLEFGRALPAIRERIAADMGKRGLPREKVLATVVHLLENTLIRVGNATYSKENKSFGLTTLQDRHVEVAGGKLRFEFKGKSGKVWNLQVEDRRIARIVKSCQDVPGQHLFQYFDDDGTRHGVTSQDVNDYLREISGKDFSAKDFRTWAGTVLAALALAEFESFDTKAAAKRNLRAAIERVSARLGNTPAICRKCYIHPQVLDCYLEGDLVTQLKEQVEDDLRSGLDALKPEEAAVLAFLHRRLEREAA from the coding sequence ATGCAGGACGGCGCGATCCGCGTGAACGAAGAAGAAGGCACTGTCGTCGATCCGCCGGCGGCGGCGGAACAGGCCGGCCTGGTCTACGTCTCGGACGAGGAGCCCGGGATCCGGCGGCGGAAGTCGGGCAAGGGATTCAGCTACAGGAATCCCGACGGCAGCGTCCTGAAGGACAAGGCGGACCTTGAGCGCATCAAGTCACTGGCGATCCCGCCGGCCTATACGGACGTCTGGATCTGCCCCGATCCCCAGGGACACATCCAGGCCACGGGCCGCGACGATCGGGACCGCAAGCAATACCGTTACCATCCCCGCTGGCGCGAAGTGCGCGACAGCACAAAGTACGAGCGCATGCTGGAGTTCGGCCGGGCGCTTCCCGCGATCCGGGAGCGCATCGCGGCCGACATGGGCAAGCGCGGGCTGCCGCGCGAGAAGGTCCTGGCGACCGTCGTCCACCTGCTGGAAAACACCCTGATCCGCGTCGGCAACGCGACATATTCCAAGGAGAACAAGAGTTTCGGCCTGACCACCCTGCAGGATCGCCATGTCGAGGTCGCCGGCGGCAAGCTGCGTTTCGAGTTCAAGGGGAAGAGCGGCAAGGTCTGGAATCTCCAGGTCGAGGACCGGCGGATCGCCCGCATCGTCAAGTCCTGCCAGGACGTGCCGGGCCAGCACCTGTTCCAGTATTTCGATGACGACGGGACCCGCCACGGCGTCACCTCGCAGGACGTCAACGATTATTTGAGGGAGATCAGCGGCAAAGACTTCTCGGCCAAGGACTTCCGGACCTGGGCCGGGACCGTGCTGGCGGCGCTGGCTCTGGCCGAGTTCGAGAGCTTCGACACGAAGGCCGCAGCCAAGCGCAATCTGCGCGCCGCGATCGAACGGGTTTCCGCCCGGCTTGGCAACACGCCGGCGATCTGCCGGAAATGCTACATCCACCCCCAGGTGCTCGACTGCTATCTCGAAGGGGATCTGGTCACCCAGTTGAAGGAACAGGTGGA